Genomic segment of Leuconostoc mesenteroides subsp. mesenteroides:
TGTGCATCATCAACATAGTTAAATAATGCTGAATTATCAAAATCATTTTGTAAATTCGTTTGATCTTTTTGGTCTAACGTTGTATATATTTTATACCCACGATTCATAACATCGTTTTCTGTTAAACCATAGGTATTGATAGCTTCGTTAATCACTGAATCAAAATACCAAGGATAATTATAATCACCAGAATCATCATAGGTATCATACAGCGCATCCGTCGTTGATTTAGCTGTGTTAGCCTGTGCTGAGGTTATTTTTTTATTATCAACCATAGTTGTCAAAACTAAATCACGTCGAGCTTTGGAAGCTTCTGGATGATCGATTGGATTAAATTTAGCGGGACTAGTTAACATACCCGCTAGTGTAGCGGCCTGTGTTGTCGTTAATTCACTAGCATGAACACCAAAATATTTCTGTGATGCGTCTTCGACACCCCAAACTCCATGACCAAACCAAGCATTATTAAGATACATCGTAAAAATTTCATTTTTAGTGTAATCTTGTTCAACCTGCATGGATAAAAAGATTTCTTTAGCTTTTCTAGTAAATGTCTGTTCTTGCGACAAATAAGCATTTTTAACCAATTGCTGTGTCAACGTAGAGCCGCCACCAGAAATAGTATTCGATCCGGTTATTTTGTTTTTGACCAATAGAACCGCTGCACGTGCAATTCCTTTTACTGAGAAACCATATTCATGATAAAAATTACGGTCTTCAATTGATAAAACAGCATCTCGCATATTCTGTGAAATTTTATTATACGAAACATAGGTGCCTTTTTGTGAATATAATTCACCTGCTTTTTCACCCTCATCATCGTAAACCGTTGCTGTTTGAGAGAGCGTTGCCTCTAAATTTTTAACGTGTGCAGTTTTAGCTAAAATTGATAAGTAGGCACTTGTGACCAAAAATAATGTTAAAAATAAAATAATCAACAAGCGACCAAATTGCCACCGATGCCAGATTGGTCCTAATTTACCCCACACTTTTTGACTTATTGCTTTCAACCACTTCATTCATCAACCTATCAATTCCGCCCAATGATTAGCTAGCTTTGCGGCATCTGTTTCATTTCTACTTGTAACATAAATTGTATTAAATCCCGCTAGGGTCGTGATTACTTCAGGTAAATTTGCGTCATCAATAATGCCTGCAACTGAGTTACCACTACCATCAGTTGTTTTAATAATCGTTAAGAACTCAACATGAGTCACATATGAAGCATACTCTTTGATTGCTTCATCAACAGCGTTAGTTGTTACCAGATTTTGAACATTTTTCGTTGTATCATTGAGTTGCTGGTAACGTAATTGCCCGCTGTCACTCTTTTGACGAATAATATTCATTGCCCGAATATCTCGTGATACGGTTGTTTGTGTTGTCTCAACACCATGCTTAATCAGCTGAGCAAGTAATTCTTCTTGGCTGGCAATAATATTATCTTGAATAATATCTAAAATAAGCTTTTGCCGTTCTTGTTTTGAAATCATTGATTTCTCCTTTGTATCATGATGCACGGTTATCCAAAAAAATATCATGCCGTTTTATGCATCACTTTAACAGTTAGCTTAAATCATACTTGATTTTTTCAAACTAGTTACATTTCTTCAGGTGCCTTGACGCCTAATAATCTCAAGCTTTCTGTCAAAACAATAGATACTGATTTAACCAACACTAAGCGAGCATTTAATTGCGCATCTTCTGTTAATATTTTTGAATTAGCGTAGTACTTGTTAAATGCTCTTGACAAATTCAACGCATATTTAGCAATAATGCTAGCCTCACGTTGTTGCCATGCACGTTGTACTGTCTTGGGGAAATTGTTAAGTGTCGTAATAATATCCCATGTTGCCGGATCAGTCAAATTCAAACCATCACTCGTCAATTGAACCGACGCCTTGCGTAAGATTGATTTTGCTCGCGCATTTGTATACTGTACGTATGGTCCAGTATCTCCTTCAAAACGAACAACTTCTTCCAAATTAAAGTCAAAGTTGTTGGTACGATCATTCATTAAGTCATGAAAGACAACGGCACCGGCGCCCACTTCTTCTGCGACTGTATCTTTATCAGATAAAGCAGGATTTTTCTCTTGAATTTGCTTCAAAGCCAATTCATGTGCATCATCTAATACATCCTTCAGCAAAACAACATCACCCTTACGTGTTGACATTTTTTTACCATTGAACGTAATTAGACCAAAAGAAATATGTTCAATGTCTTCAGCCCACTCAAAGCCCATTAGTGATAAAACAGCCTTCATCTGTACAAAATGTTCACGCTGCTCCCCACCAACAACATATAACGATTTCGCAAAATCATATGTTTCTTTTCTATAAAGTGCGGCTGCTAAATCACGAGTCATATATAAAGTTGCACCATCTGAGCGCTTAATCATAGCTGGCGTTAGATTTGGATTGATATGGCTCAAATCAACAATTTGCGCTCCCTGTGATTCAACTAAAAGATTTTTGTCTTCTAGAAGATCAACGATTTTATCCATTTTATCATTATAAAATGCTTCGCCGTTGAATGAATCAAACGTGATATCCAAGCGATCATAAATATCAGAAAACTCTTTCAATGATTCAGCACGGAACCATTGCCATAAACGATACGCTTCTTCATCGCCATCTTCAAGCTTCTTAAACCAAGCACGACCTTCATCATTTAATGCGTCATTTTCCTTAGCTTTCTCGTGAAACGTTACGTAGTACTTTAACAGAGTAGCGATTGGGTCTGATTTCACTTCTTCTTCAGAACCCCAAGCTTTGTAAGCATATATTAGTTTACCAAATTGCGTACCCCAGTCACCCAAATGATTTATTTTGACTGGTGTGTAACCATTTTTTGCTGTGATATTTGCTAGTGCATTACCGATAACAGTCGAACGTAAATGTCCCATTGACATTGGCTTAGCGATGTTTGGACTGGACATATCAATCGTTACCTTAGCTCCATGTCCATCTGCATTGTCACCATAAGCACCTTCCAAGTCAAATACTGTCTTCAATACTTGATTAGAGGTAGCTACTTTGTCCAAGAAAAAGTTAACATAAGGTCCAGTAGCTACAACCTTTTCAAATCCTTTTTGATTAATTGCTGCAACGATATCTGCAGCAATTAATTGCGGTGCTTTATGTAATTTCTTAGCCAATGTAAATGTTGGAAAGGCAACATCGCCAAGATCAGATGATTTTGGTGCTTCTAGTTTCTCAGAAATCTCTTGCAAAGTAAGGTCTGTGAGCACTGCATTAAGTGCCTCAACAATTTGTATATTATCTACCATTTTTTTTCCTTTTGGTTTTTAATTATGATTTTTAGTAAAAATACATTATAATCAAAAATTCGATATTCTTATTATACCGTATTTTAAGCATTATTCATCTAAAAATAAATAAGCTCGTCTCTTGTTTTCATCAACAAAGAGACGAGCCTAGCCCGCGGTACCACTCTAATAGCTTTCGCCACTCAAATTTATTAACTTCAGACTCCTAGTACGCGCCGTTTTGACTATGGCTTGACTCTCATCAACTCAAGCTCGCTTCATCATAGCTTCCAAACTTCTTTACTTATCTTCGTCTTTTACAGATTTTTCGGGTACAGGGCCATGTTTGATTACTTCAACCTCATCCATACGAACAACAGCGCGGTGGTTCATTTCGTTAACTGCTGGTTGGTCAGCCGCCGCATTTTCCGTAATTTCAACTAATAATGAATTTTCATAAATCTTTTCAACTTGACCTGTAAAAGGTTTTTCTAAGTTACCATAAGCTGGTGCTAATAAAACATCTCCAAGGTTAAATCCAGAGGTATTTTCTTCTACTTCTTCTGCCATGTTTGCCTCCATTTTAACGTTATTTAACAGTTCATTTTAGCATAAAACAAATGTTTATGCGAGTGTTTTAATTACCCTATCTAATATAGTTCGCGCAATATCAATTTTGGGTAACATTTCAATTTTTTCCGGGTCTTTATCACGTGATAGAATTGTTACTTGGTTATTATTAGCGTCAAAGCCGACATTCTCATCACTGACATCATTGGCAACTAAGAAATCTGCATTCTTCTTGGATAACTTTTTTTGTGCAAACGCAAGAACATTTTGCGTTTCAGCAGCAAATCCAACAACAAGTTGTCCGTTTTTCTTCATATGACCAATATCCGATAATATGTCCGGATTTTGAATTAATTCAATTGTTAAATTCTCGTGCCCTACTTTTTTAATTTTGTTTTCAGCCTCTGAAGCAGGCCGATAATCAGATACAGCTGCCGAACTGATAAAAATATCTGCGTCAGTAAATTCTTTCATAGCCGCTGCATGCATGTCACGTGTAGAAGTAACAACTATTTCTCGAACGCCATATAACTCTTCTCGTTTCGTAGTGGTTATAAGCACCACTTTGGCACCTAACTCTGCGCCTGCCTGTGCCAAAGCATAACCCATTTTCCCTGAAGAACGATTTGTTAGGTATCGTACTGGATCAAGTGCTTCACGTGTTCCGCCAGCTGTAACAACAAGTTTTCTTCCTTCTAACTCACCGCCACGCGCCTGTATACGAATAGCTGCCTGATTTATAATGGCCACTGGTTCCGGTAGGCGGCCTTGCGACTCATAACCTTCTGCTAAGAAACCAATTGCTGGGTCAATAATAAACCAACCATCACTTTTTAATAAATTCAAATTACGTACAACCGCAGCATTGTCTAGCATAACATCGTTCATCGCTGGGGCAATGACTTTAGTCGCAGATGATGCCATTATCGTTGCAGTCACAGCATCATCAGCGATACCATTTGCTATTTTTCCAATAATATTGGCAGTAGCCGGGACAACAAATATCATGTCTGCCCACTTAGCCCATTCAATATGAGTAACTGCAGCACTATCATCACGAAAAAGATTAGTTAATACATCGTGCTTAGACAAAACAGCTAATGTTTGCGCGGTGATAAACTTTTGAGCTGCAGCCGTCATGCCCACACGAACACGAGCACCACTTTTAACAAATTCGCGTACTAATGTTGCTGACTTGTAAGCCGAAATACTACCTGTCACCATCACTAATATATTTTTATTTCTATAGAAATTATTCATGTCATACATTATATCATGGAATATTTTAAACACGAAAAAAAGCGATATTCTAAAAATATCGCTTTTTTCTATGAACTCGTAGAACTAGAACTATGGGCTTGTGCCTTAACATAATCAATTGCTACCACTACAGCCACAACAACAGATTCCAAAGACTCGTCTTCAATTGTCATGTCATAGGTACTTGTCATTGCCAACCAACGCTGATCAACAGAACCAATTGCACGTCCATCTTGCATGATAGTAAAATTCATGTCCCAGATATTACCTTCGACACTTAAACCAAGTCCCTCAATTTCGTATCTTGGTTTAAAAAAGGAAAAACGTTTAATAATTTCAACTTCTTCCGGAAATTCATTAATAACTAACTTAAACTTTGGTAAAAAAGCAAACATTTGATGCGTTAAACGCGCAATAGGTATACTGTTTGAATCCAGAATATCAAAGTACTTTGGTATACTAAATGTACTACCAGAAACCGTGTAACATGTATTTTCATTGTCGTCGGTTATATCAAACTTTCCGCCCAAAGAAAACAAATGTTGTTTCATCAGTAAATGTTTCATTTAAGTCCTTTTTCTAGTAATTTACCAGCAACTGGTATTTGGCCCAATTGGTCTACTTCCTGACCATTCACAACTACCAAATTACTAGATGATTCAGCCAAAGTTGAGAAAGCATTGATTGACTGATTTTGGAAGTACTTATCATCAGCACCAGCTAGACCAGCTTGAACAGTGTCAATACGATATTTTTCAGCTTCAGCACGCGTTTTTGTGGCGTCAGCTTCAGCCTTGGCAGTAGCCATCAGGGCATCATTTTTAGCTTTCGTTGTTAATTCAATTGAACGTGCTTCACCTTCAGCCTTAGCAATTGTGGCAACTCGCTCACGATCTGCCGTTAATTGTTTATCCATCGCCTCCTGAATTGAAGCAGAAGGGCGTAATTCATCAATATTGATACGATCAACATTGATACCATACGTATTCGTTAAATCACCAATGGCAGTGGCTAATTGGACGTTAATTTTGGTTGTAGAGCCAAGCGCTTCATTCAACTCCATGCGACCAATAATATCACGTAAGTGTCCACGCACAAGTTGTGCCATAGATTCAACTGAATCTGTGTTTTCATACATGTATTTCACCGCGTCAGTCACATGATAATTTAAAGTAACACTTGCCTTAATATCAGCATTATCGGCAGTAATCACTGAGTAATCAGGCAAACGTAGTGGACGCATAGCCAAACTTACCTTACGAATTTTTTGAAAGAACGGAATATAAAAATGTAATCCAGCCTCTCTTCGAGCACGATATTTTCCCAATGTCTCTACGAGTCCCGCATTATTCTGCGGAACAATCTTAAAAAAAAGCATAACTTCTCCCTCTAATCTTTCATGATTTGCCGTAATGTCAATATATTCCCGTTTGCCTCGAGAATCACGTAATCTTCATTACTTTTAGCAACAGCACTATTATCAATCAAATATCGATAATAGATACCAGAAACATTGACTAAACCGCTCTTAATGTCAATATCTCTACCTGGAATAACCTGACCTACAAATTGACGATCCTCAAAGTCGCTTGGATGATAGTTAGCCATCAGTAATTGCGTGATATAATTATTTAATGACCGCCCTTCCTTACTAGCCTGTTCCGCCAAAAACTCATGTAGTTTTGGATCAATTCTTAATGGTATGTTGCCTGACTTCATGTTTTTTTCTTTAACCATATCTTTATGATATCACAATTAAATCATTTTGCAATTACTAAATTATTTTTAGATAATAAAAACGCCTAACTATTATGAGCTAGGCGTTTTTTACTTGTTAATTACTTTTTATCATTCTTTAAATTGTCAATACTATCTTTGACAGCATCTTTAGCTTCCGTTACAGCATCCTTGGCTTTTCCAAACAAGCCTTGTGCCTTACCTTCTGCTTCACGTTGCTTATCACCGGTAACCTTGCCTTCAACTTCTTTTGCTTTACCAGCAACCTTGTCCTTAGCATTATCAAACTTTTCTTCAACTGACATATAATACGTTCTCCTTGAGGTTTATTTGATGTTACAAATTCATTGTAACATTTCTACAAAAAAATGACAGTAAAAAGAACTATTATGGAAATCTGACCTAACTTGTCGCATTGAAAGTTATAATTGTCAGGGTAATTGATCAATTGAAAGCCACGAGATTATTTCATGTCTACACAGAAAAATCTTCCCATTCAATCAACTACCTTATATTCAAAAAAACCACGTGGCATGAGCGGACACGTGGTTTAAAGATTAGAGTTCTGGTTTCCGTGGCAAATAAAAAATCGAAAACCATACACATATTTTAGTTTTATTTATCGCATAATACAACAACCTTTGCTAGGCAATCTCACTTGGTTTGTTCAAAAATAGTTACAAATAATTTTTATTAATTCTTTATTGACGCAGATATCACTTATTCAGTGCATTCGTTAATCGTTTTAAACAAGAAACCGTTTATTACATATGTACGATGCCCCCGAAGGGAAGAAGCAATACATTTTGGGAGTGTATTTAATAATTTCTAGGGACATCTTACCTAAATGTTAGCACGCTAATGACATTTTCTCTAGTAATAACACTTATAACAGCTAATTAGCCCGTCAATCATCGTGTATCCATATCAATTAAAGTTCCATACAAAATAAATACCGACCAGGATGTTTTCTGGCCGGTATTTTTTGGAATGAGTTTCACTCTTTCTATTTGAGATATTTACTCAAAACAATTTCTTCCCCATGCATAAAGCATATCATGAAACACCAATAGAAAATTCAATTGTCCATTATTAAAATTAACTTATTGAAATGAAATCTAATTATTATTTTAAATATAAAAATATCCAAACTATAGCAAAAAAAGCACCCGAAGATACCTTTTTTAGCAATCCAAATAACGGTGTTATGATTTTGTATATTAATCAAGTTTCAGGAAATTACATAATGCATCTGGATCACTACGAGCTAAATGGTAACATACTAAAACTGTCTTGTCACTAAAACATTTGTACGATTATGAAAACTAGAAATATATTCGTCTTTATAAATCAACTTGTTCATTAAAATACTGTAGCTATTCATTCTAATTGCAAACTGTTAACAACAAAAAAAGCAAGACTTAATTTCTCACTCAAGAAAAAGCCTTGCAAACTCAGTAATTCTCGGCTTACCAAGTTTATCGATAAACATATATAATGAATATCATTTTTGTAAACATCTTGGTAACGCTTACATAATGATTATATACATTTTTAATATGATTGGCAATAATTATTTTGCATAATGTCTCATTGATATTTACCACTGAATTTTAGTTTGGTGATTATAGTTTATCAGAAGTTATTTCCAATCTAACCACCAATAAATAATTTGACATCCACTACAACAATGATAAGCGGATAAGAAACTGTCTGTAAAAACTTCAACTCAATACTGAGATCTTGTTGATCAGTTAACCACTTAAATTTCATGCCATTATTTGAGTACTATCCGTGTTTTGGCACATAACTCCCCCTCAATGTCATTTAGTTTTATGGTCGTGCTTATAAAGGACCTATACTTTATAGAACTCCCTAAAGCAGTGTAGCAAATAACCTTATTCTACTTTAGACTATTATGCATGCTTGCAGTATACTTTCTCAATTGTTATACTGTAGTTTCATATGCAACAATCTACATTATAAATATTTGGGAGAAAATAATGGAAGAAAACGAAAAGAATGTGCCAGAAAATGTTAAAGGTTGGAATTGGGGCGCATTTGCGTATACTATTTTTTGGGGAATTGGAAACAAGACGTACCTGCCTTTATTATGTTTAATTCCCGTTTTTAATTTCGTTTGGGCTTTTGTGTGCGGATTTAAAGGCAATGAATGGGCATGGCAAAAAGGTAATTACAAAGATGTCGAAACATTTAAGGCTGTACAATCCACATGGAACCGTGCGGGATTAGCAAATTTCATCGTTGGCATCGCATTTTTACTGGTTTACCTCATATTTATTGTTGTGCTTATATCATCAG
This window contains:
- a CDS encoding arginine repressor, with the translated sequence MISKQERQKLILDIIQDNIIASQEELLAQLIKHGVETTQTTVSRDIRAMNIIRQKSDSGQLRYQQLNDTTKNVQNLVTTNAVDEAIKEYASYVTHVEFLTIIKTTDGSGNSVAGIIDDANLPEVITTLAGFNTIYVTSRNETDAAKLANHWAELIG
- the coaBC gene encoding bifunctional phosphopantothenoylcysteine decarboxylase/phosphopantothenate--cysteine ligase CoaBC gives rise to the protein MNNFYRNKNILVMVTGSISAYKSATLVREFVKSGARVRVGMTAAAQKFITAQTLAVLSKHDVLTNLFRDDSAAVTHIEWAKWADMIFVVPATANIIGKIANGIADDAVTATIMASSATKVIAPAMNDVMLDNAAVVRNLNLLKSDGWFIIDPAIGFLAEGYESQGRLPEPVAIINQAAIRIQARGGELEGRKLVVTAGGTREALDPVRYLTNRSSGKMGYALAQAGAELGAKVVLITTTKREELYGVREIVVTSTRDMHAAAMKEFTDADIFISSAAVSDYRPASEAENKIKKVGHENLTIELIQNPDILSDIGHMKKNGQLVVGFAAETQNVLAFAQKKLSKKNADFLVANDVSDENVGFDANNNQVTILSRDKDPEKIEMLPKIDIARTILDRVIKTLA
- a CDS encoding paraslipin, with translation MLFFKIVPQNNAGLVETLGKYRARREAGLHFYIPFFQKIRKVSLAMRPLRLPDYSVITADNADIKASVTLNYHVTDAVKYMYENTDSVESMAQLVRGHLRDIIGRMELNEALGSTTKINVQLATAIGDLTNTYGINVDRINIDELRPSASIQEAMDKQLTADRERVATIAKAEGEARSIELTTKAKNDALMATAKAEADATKTRAEAEKYRIDTVQAGLAGADDKYFQNQSINAFSTLAESSSNLVVVNGQEVDQLGQIPVAGKLLEKGLK
- a CDS encoding CsbD family protein, with amino-acid sequence MSVEEKFDNAKDKVAGKAKEVEGKVTGDKQREAEGKAQGLFGKAKDAVTEAKDAVKDSIDNLKNDKK
- a CDS encoding arginine--tRNA ligase, which produces MVDNIQIVEALNAVLTDLTLQEISEKLEAPKSSDLGDVAFPTFTLAKKLHKAPQLIAADIVAAINQKGFEKVVATGPYVNFFLDKVATSNQVLKTVFDLEGAYGDNADGHGAKVTIDMSSPNIAKPMSMGHLRSTVIGNALANITAKNGYTPVKINHLGDWGTQFGKLIYAYKAWGSEEEVKSDPIATLLKYYVTFHEKAKENDALNDEGRAWFKKLEDGDEEAYRLWQWFRAESLKEFSDIYDRLDITFDSFNGEAFYNDKMDKIVDLLEDKNLLVESQGAQIVDLSHINPNLTPAMIKRSDGATLYMTRDLAAALYRKETYDFAKSLYVVGGEQREHFVQMKAVLSLMGFEWAEDIEHISFGLITFNGKKMSTRKGDVVLLKDVLDDAHELALKQIQEKNPALSDKDTVAEEVGAGAVVFHDLMNDRTNNFDFNLEEVVRFEGDTGPYVQYTNARAKSILRKASVQLTSDGLNLTDPATWDIITTLNNFPKTVQRAWQQREASIIAKYALNLSRAFNKYYANSKILTEDAQLNARLVLVKSVSIVLTESLRLLGVKAPEEM
- a CDS encoding toxin-antitoxin system HicB family antitoxin translates to MVKEKNMKSGNIPLRIDPKLHEFLAEQASKEGRSLNNYITQLLMANYHPSDFEDRQFVGQVIPGRDIDIKSGLVNVSGIYYRYLIDNSAVAKSNEDYVILEANGNILTLRQIMKD
- a CDS encoding ribonuclease G, with product MEENEKNVPENVKGWNWGAFAYTIFWGIGNKTYLPLLCLIPVFNFVWAFVCGFKGNEWAWQKGNYKDVETFKAVQSTWNRAGLANFIVGIAFLLVYLIFIVVLISSATNAKNF